The DNA sequence GACCATTTATGGGTAGCAAATAATTATTCTATTAAaaagtaacaaacaaaaatttggCAAAATCGCATACATTACAAATATATTTACCATTCTGTTaaactttttgcaaattttcgtAATAAAACGCCTTATCTGTTACAACATATTAAGATTTAATTATTCCTGActatcatatatgatagccaTGGCACCCTAGGAAGCATAACTAATATATGATAGCCATGGTATTCAAAGTGTtcataataaacaataaattagGGATTCCTTTTTTGCCATTCTAGAATTGACAGGAATAAATTGTAACTATATACAGATAGTAGGAAGTCACCAGCTGCTTGCTATACAATTATTTCAGTTTTGGTATTAAAAGAGTTGTTGACATTaatgtgtaaaaataaaaacatataaagtaaaatgttcaaatttcaaaaaattgAAAGATTAGCTGCTTAAagcataaatcaaaacaaatataaattattgttttatcaAGCAAAGCaagaaatttatttattattcattaagtttattATCAATATTATCAATagcaatacggcaaagcctgaaaaaaaaagtttattataaCGTCCGTGCCGCAAAGCAAGCAATACTAATGTAATTTTTATGAAGTTTTGGTAACTCTGTGTGTCTAGTCTGAATTTGGCCTGgtttaaacaaaattcataaaaaacaaactatttaaattaatatcaataaaatatctatttttttcctatACTCCTAAGATCAGCAATAGTATATTAAccttaaattgaattaaaaaaaatcccttcaAATTCATCGTCAATAAGTATCAATCATTTAAAACAGCATAATTTTAAGCTGTCAAACAAATGTTGCTTGGTATTTTAAGTAGTTTTCTACGTTCTGATCAATCAGCAAGTTTGTACGTAATCGCAAGACGCTTGAAAACTAGGTTCGAAAATATCAAATAACGATATTGAACCATCATAAACAATTTTTCCTCCTACACACACCGTCATTAAACCGTCATCTCCACGTGCCTTACCATCGTATCGCCGCACGTACTGCGATTGCTCAAACAAAAATTCCACCTCGCGCACCCAACCGACTGACCGAACGATTAAATGTACGCGTTCTGTTCCGTGCTGCACCTTTCAAATCGGTTCACCATTTAGCTCGTCACCGAAACCGCCGCCTTTCGGTCAATTAATACTGGCGCGGAAAAGCGAGAGTAAAACACGGGCCGGGGCCACCCGCTCCACTTACCGAGCGGCGTCAGTGTTTCAGCCCGATTGCCGATCGAATGCACCCTAAGTACATGCGGTGGGCTGAGGCAGGTGGGTGGGCTGAAAGGCTAGTATCCGCATTGCAAAGAGCGCGCCGTTGTTCACCGTTGCAGAAAAACGGCACGAGCCGCACAAGCACAAAATATAGCGCCCGATCAAGGCTGCTAGTGAGATACTCTTGCTGTGTGAGAGGTTATGCGAAACGCCCTGATCTGTTTTGCTGTAtctaattattaattattatcaaCGTAATTATATGCTACATTTGGACCGCAGCAGCAGGATACATACCACACgacattgtttgtttgtatgtagtttttttgttgttgctgttgttgttattattgttgttgttgtagtgtCTTTAAAGCTACAGTCCCCACTGTATTCAGCTTACGAACTGAGGCACAGTCCATCCAATGCGGCAATAATTTCCGCTCAAGACCGAAACCAAATCAAACGGCCGAGTGGAAGCATTGGGGAGGCTGGTGGAGACCTGGCCACAAAGAGAACAGAACAAATCGATACGTGCAATTCGCGCAAGCCCCATGGAAGTAACGAAATACACGGTGGTGcttgtaaaataataaataaaacaggtTTCCTCGCTTGCGGGCGCACACAAGTCACCTGGGTAATGTTTGCCGTGGCCGCCACCAGCACCAAGCCGCGAACGTCAAAAGGCGGTTAGTAAGATCGTGTACGTGGAGTGGAGAGGGTGAGAGGGAGAGGAGAGGGAGCATTGCTACAGGGCTCGTTTAATTCGCCACGATtcgaacaccttcgaaacCGTCCCGGTCAAGACAAGTTTTGGCAGCCGGTATGCCAGTTTTGCTGGTTTTGCTTCCGCCTCtcaccatttttttgttgttgttttgcgctTTGCCGATGGAGGGAATTGGTGGGTTAAAGCTAGTACCGTGACGCTGCCTTTTAAAGTACGCGATCGAGCGTTTTATTGCGCCGGCGAAGGCCTTGATCTCGTACCGCGCGCCAATTCCGCATCGCCGTTCGCGGCCCACATCATTTAGAATGCCATCGACTTGGGCCACTCCTTTGACGGTCGCcaattctagccacaaagagAATTGCCCGGAATGAAACTGAAAGTGTAGCCCCCGTCTCGCTCTGTGTCGCCTCACGGTTAGGGTCTGTCGTAGTGCCCCCGGAAAGCCATTAGCAGTAGCCTGCCTATGTTTGCAGGGATGATTGACCAGCCTGCGGAGTGAAGATGCAAATCAGATACCTTGGGGCTGTATACAGGCCTGATGGTGCTTAACGTTGGCTTCATTATCTGAGCGCGTTTAAAGTCTGAATAATGAGAGCAAACTCGTTCTTAACAAGGAAACGCCAATCCAGGTCATTGGTGTACTGCTACTCCACTCCATAAAGCATCTCGAATGGTTTTGGAACACTACCACTGCTCGATGATATATTGCTTCTATCCATTgctcttcttcctttttccgtactgctccattttttctgctgctctCCTCACAAGCTTTGGttatgaaagaaataaaatgtgAAACGATGACGGGAGTCGATACCAGGTTCGGCTGTTCAGCAAGTGGCGCGCCTGTCGATGCAACCACCAAGCTGCACCAGTATCGTGACGATTAACAATCAATAAAATCTTCATCaggctttggtttgttttttttttttttttttttttttgggatagTGTGAATTCTTTTCTATTTCGTGAAAATTACAGTTTTGTTCAgttttatgactttttttctccattttcttcttcttcttctgcttctgtcTATCTACCTAGCTCCCTGCCATCCTGTAACTGCAGCCCTCGCACAAAACCCGCCCTCGTTCTGCAACGCGTATAGGTATTGCGTGGCTCTCGTCTTTCTCCTCCTGCTAGTTTAGCGCGTAGTCTTTGTTACCCGGTTTGCAATCCACGGTTAGGCGGGTCCGTGCAACCGTGcagcatctgctgctgctgctgctgccacaaaTCCTTCCGCCTGCGGGGCAAACAGCCAACGCTAACTTGACACACGCTGTACCAAAACGGCAAAAGCTAAACCGGGTTCTCGTTCGCTTTCCCCGCCACCGCGGCAAGGCCGTGAAGGAGCGAAGAAAGGCGAGAAGAATCCAGGAAAGGACATTGGGAGTTGAAAAGAGATGGGATGGAAGGAGAGGGGGGGAGAGTTGGGCAAGGGTGGTAGTAAGGACATTCTACGATTTACAAACGCTTACATATCACAACAGGCAAAGTAACGCTTACTTCGGCTAACGGCTAACATAACACTCTCtcctacacatacacacacacgcgcgcgcactcaCACATACTCACTTAGTGGACGGAAAGAGTAGAAGAGTGAAAAGGGTAGTGGAGAGAATTTCGGGACAGGCGCAAACCTTCCCCTGGAGGACTTTGGGGTAAAACTAGGCCATCGGAAATCCTGGTGGCAGATATTGTGCTTCTTCTGGAGATAGTTTGGAAGGGCGGAGTGGTTGGTTGGGAAGAAAAGTTAAAGAGGGGCAGCGGAGCTGGAAGTTGAGGAACTTCTCACTCTCCAGTTGCagctccccctcccccctctctcactctttcacagtaggtgtgtgtgtgtgcgagtgagtGCGTGTGGCGTTCGGGGTCTCGGGGCGTTGAGGATCAGCGCCCTAAACCTTGTTGAAGGTGTAGCTGTAGCCGTCCGGAGTTCGGTTCAGCTGCAGCTTGCCTGGCGGCTGGAAGCGGTGCGGTGCGGGCGTAGTAGTCCAGGCCGGGGCCGCCTGGGGCTGCGGGGCGTAGTTGTGCTGGTTGTACTGGGGCACGGGCGCGACCGGAGCCACCGGGGCAGCATGGTAGTTGTGGACCGGGGCCGGGGCAGGGGCAGGGGCCGGGGCCGAGTACTGGTTCTGGCTGAAGTTGGGGTCGTTCCAGCGCGGATCGTActggccgtcgtcgtcgtagctGCGGCCACCGTTGTACTGCGGCTGCGGCTGATACTGCGGCTGCGGCTGGTACTGGGGCTGCGGGGCCGGCTGTGGCGGTGCTGGCGGCGCTACCGGCAGATGGTCACCGGACGCCTGGAAGCTGTGTTGCAAAGGTGTGGCGAAACGGTACAGGTAAAGCAGCGTGCCCGGAAAGTTCCATTccaacccaccaccaccaccacacttACCCATTCTTGCCCGCCACGTAGGAGATGGTGCGTCGCTGGCCGGTCGGGTCGACGTAGCTGTACGAGCCGCGGCGGTTACCTTGCTCGTCCGTCTCCTCCTTGAAGTCCGTACCGTCCTCCTGCGTGTAGGCGGCACCGAACTTGCCGTCCCCGGACTGGTACCGCTGCTCGCTCAGGATGGCGGCCGTCTTCGGGTCGCGGTGGTAGCCACCGTTGTACTGGGCCGTCGCGGCGACCAGCAGCGTTGATAGGAGCACCTGCAACCGGGGGAACGGGGGACAACGACAAGAGAGTTACAATTTGCTGCTCGTGTGGCCTACGGCCCGGGCCCTTGGCACCACAGCTACGGAGTGGCACACGGAGCCGCGGAAGAATCCATCCAGCCACAGGCACAGGCACGGCCGTCACCCACCACCACTTGACGCGGCGGGCCGCAATTCGGTTACTTGATTGATTGAAGCGACTGTTTTGACTGACTGTGGTGAAAACGGATGATCGTGCCGGGAGCCTGTGGCTGCGATGGACGCACTCCACTTGAACGAAACTCACAAATCTGAACATTTTCGGGTTGTTGTTGGGTTCACTGAAAAGCACAGCTTTTGTGGTAAACTGCTTCGGACGGAGCCtttacacactcacaaaacacGCACTTCGGTTTCTCGAGGGAAAGATTGTGGGAATTTTAGGGCGGGCAGGATAACACGGCCAGATCCTTTCCAGCACGGAGTGGGCGGAAGCGATCAGAGCCGATTGGATGCGAAGAAAGAACTGACTCTGCCGGGCCGGGCCCGGTAGCTTTTATACGGATGCCCCCCCACCCACTCGGGTGAGCCGGAGCGCCGCGAGTtgcgtgcaaaaaaaaagaaaaagaaagaaacctTGGGAAACGTCATCGAAAAGTGCGCCTTGTGGTGCCGAAGTGTGAGCGTTGAGCGAAAGAACAGAGGAGGGAGCATagtaaaaagagagagaaagagcgagagagagagaggcattGGAAGGAGGAGAGTGGCGTGGAAGTGGCAAACCGCCCCACGACAATGGGAGCCCCCAAGTGTGGACCTGAAGTTGGGCCGCACGGCTCGGGCACCACATCGTTGCGCATGAATACCGGTCGCATGCAGGCACGGAGGGGCAAGATGGAACAGGCGGGTGTCTTTTTCGAAGGGTAGATCTGGGCCCctgcttcccttttttgtttgcgcccccctctcccctccctTTCCTCATCCGGATTGCCAAGGTACAGCAGAAGGCACAAGGAATCATCAGCTCCAGTTGGCACGGAAAGCGAACACAAATTATGAGCACGGTGGGTGAAAAAAGCGCAAcatcacacagacacacacacaaacgcggaGACTTTTTGCATCTACTCCTACTACCTGATTGCGAGACCTGGGGGCGACCCGAGGCTAGGCAACCAGACGACGCCTTGTACGAATCCGCGTCGCAAGGCAGTCCTCGAACAGGCGCGCGGGcgagtgtgcgcgcgcgcgtgaggCTTCCGCTTATCGGAGGCGTCGATCGCCGGCGCGGCTGTTTGGCAGAATTTTGACCGCCCCGGACGCTTGGCTTGATCGGTGGCACACCTAGAGCCGGCGCCGCACGGCCTCCGGCAGCAGGCGATCGGCAAGTTCTGCAATCATCTCGTACGGGGCCATCAATCAATTTGCCGTGCAGCGACCATCGCTCCTATCAAAGCCCATTTTTCTCGACCGTCCGTGCAGAACCGTCTACGGTATGCTGTTGCGGAAGTTTCTCGCCTCTGGATGGTACAGTGCGCTGACACTGGTACGTACAAAGGTGATCAATTCTTGTGGTAAACATAATTGaaatcgtttttctttttttagtttcgtCGTGTTATACTGAAGTCTTAACAGCGTCTATATAACAAAATAGTGGTTTAATTATTAAACTATGTCTAAACCTTCTTCCGTAGCGTATTCCACTGAATCCCAGCCATATAACCtgacagcaaaacaaatatttgataTATTTAATATGTTCAGTTTAGTAACACTGCGAATGCTCTACGCGGTAGGCTTTACGCACTTGAACATCAGTTTTGGAAAGTGAAATATCTGTATTTCCAACAAGCCATGAGAGCATCAGCCGAGTAAGGGCGAGATTATTGAAGCATATCGATGGGCATACCGACCCTGCACCCCAAAGACTCCCCCCGTGAAGATCGTCACAGCAGGTTATTTTGGTTTGCCGTACTCCCGCTCACAAGCGCAATGAGCTGCCAGCGTCAAGGTCAGGCCGCAGCCCAAGCCTTAACCGCTCAGTGTTGTCCCGAGCACGGGCTGGATGCTGTCGGTAGAATAATGCAACATCAAACTCAGCACACGCACAAAACCGCATACGCAAGCCACCGATTGCAACACTAAATGTCAGCGCAGTGCACAAACCGGAACGAGCACCCGCTCCCCCTTACCCAAAAAAGGACTGCCGCTTCACCTTGTCTTCCGATCGCGTCACCGTGCAGAGCAGCCTGGCGAGAAATTCAAACCCCGCAAAGCGGACAAACGAGAGTGGCGCGCGGTTTCGCTCGCCGAAGGCCACACCGACAGGGTGTCTTCGCGAAAGATTCGGATCGATTTCCGGAATCCGTCGCTCTCCGCATGCATGTACTCGTTGCGTGCCAGCGTCATGACGCCCTGAACCCTGGCGGCGGGTCGAGATGGTGCAAGCGTAAGCTGAGCTCGTTCTTCACCGTATCGTCCGACGTAAGGGCGAGCAAGAACGGCTGCACACCAGAATGGTTTGGTACCGCGCCCCAAAACGGTGCCGGCTCTTGCCCTGCCCAACCATCGACCCgggtggaggaggagaagaCGGGTTAGGTGTTGCCCAAGTCTGCAAGTGTTGCACGCACACGACGCGCGAGTGACAGCCGAGAGGCGGATGACATTGAAACATTGGCACTGGGCCGATTGGAACGGCCTATCGCTAGCTGGTTTGGTGGGTTCGCTCTCCACCGTTATCGGGCGTAACGTTCGCTTCCTGCTTCAAGCCGCCCTCTGCGTATGTGTGCGGTCTGAGGGAGTTATTAACGAAATAATGCCATGCTTTATGGTCGTTCTGTAAATGTCAGCTTATCGCGTTGCGACATACAAACTATCTTACAGAGCCTGTTGAGCAGAGCACAGGCACCTACTGGGAACCGGTGGCGATTCAATGGCATTAGAATCGGACATTCCTTGAGGGAGCGTTTTACAAAAATCTTGCCAACTTGCTGGACATGGTTTCAATTTCACTCAGGAACTAGCTTGCAATTGAGCGTAGCGCAAGACCCTACAGCACCGGCATAGAGGGCAATCCCACCTCCCACCTCGCAAGCAGGCATAGTAAGTAATTGCCTCGACCTGAACCTCGACATAAGACGCGGAAGTCTCGGCACAAGATGTCGCCGAAACCATCGATCAACCGAATCATTGACCGTGGAGCGCCCCGAAGCGAATTGGTTCGTGCTACAATCAAACTGTTATGTCACCGATACTGGTGGTTTAGCATTTGCATTAGGCTACCGCGTGACAGGCGCGATTGCATCACTGGCACAAGTGCACGATGACACCGATCGCCATATAACTTCTTGTCGATATCCTGGGCCAGTGTTAGAGCAGGAAGCTTGGGCACCATATGGCACAGAGCACCTAGATCCATTAGATGGCCGATAGGTTCCAATTTCCTGCCCTAGGAACCGGTCACCTTCCCACATCTCGCTCACATCCCATCCGCTTATCATTAGCGTCCCATCTCGGGTCGCAATGAAATGCGCAACCTGCAAATCGGGCCTGAAGGGGCCTATCATCGTGACGCTAGTAGTAGCAGTGGTAGGAGTAAGCCCTTGTACCTCTCGCACATGCTGGCATGCTGTGGTGTGGTTCTTGTCAAATCTGGGACACACACGACAGCTCACCTACAATTGCGAGCG is a window from the Anopheles merus strain MAF chromosome X, AmerM5.1, whole genome shotgun sequence genome containing:
- the LOC121595283 gene encoding larval cuticle protein 1; this encodes MFRFVLLSTLLVAATAQYNGGYHRDPKTAAILSEQRYQSGDGKFGAAYTQEDGTDFKEETDEQGNRRGSYSYVDPTGQRRTISYVAGKNGFQASGDHLPVAPPAPPQPAPQPQYQPQPQYQPQPQYNGGRSYDDDGQYDPRWNDPNFSQNQYSAPAPAPAPAPVHNYHAAPVAPVAPVPQYNQHNYAPQPQAAPAWTTTPAPHRFQPPGKLQLNRTPDGYSYTFNKV